A single Streptomyces sp. 2114.4 DNA region contains:
- a CDS encoding TauD/TfdA family dioxygenase has product MTTLADSAASPAPVPTPVLRPHRIPADGLYEGHRVLRRTPDHWEDRPYERFEVVPQAATIGAEIRGVDLSRPLSDGLRAELNRALLEWKVLFFRGQHLSSAAQREFARNWGELETNPLLAWGDSKDVVRFDKAAGGAPTFENVWHTDVTFRERPALGAVLQLREVPPAGGDTLWADMAAAYDNLPPEIRARVNGARAVHDYLPGFSRFYSTVQLAPFQEQFPPVEHPVVRRHPETGRRMLFVNASFTTRIVGLEEVESDRLLRVLFQQAQVPEFQVRWRWQAGDLAFWDNRATQHYAVNDYGTHRRVAERVAIAGDRPY; this is encoded by the coding sequence TTGACGACGCTCGCCGATTCCGCGGCTTCCCCCGCCCCCGTGCCCACCCCCGTCCTGCGCCCCCACCGCATCCCCGCCGACGGCCTCTACGAAGGGCACCGCGTCCTGCGCCGCACTCCCGACCACTGGGAGGACCGGCCCTATGAGCGCTTCGAGGTCGTGCCGCAGGCGGCCACCATCGGGGCCGAAATCCGTGGGGTGGACCTGTCCCGTCCGCTGTCCGACGGCCTGCGCGCGGAGCTGAACCGGGCGTTGCTGGAGTGGAAGGTGCTGTTCTTCCGCGGGCAGCATCTGAGCTCCGCGGCTCAGCGCGAATTCGCGCGCAATTGGGGTGAGCTGGAGACCAACCCGTTGCTGGCGTGGGGCGATTCGAAGGATGTGGTGCGGTTCGACAAGGCGGCAGGCGGGGCCCCGACGTTCGAGAACGTATGGCACACGGATGTCACGTTCCGCGAACGCCCGGCGCTGGGTGCGGTGTTGCAACTGCGGGAGGTGCCCCCCGCGGGCGGGGACACCCTGTGGGCCGATATGGCCGCGGCATACGACAATTTGCCTCCGGAAATCCGCGCACGGGTCAATGGGGCGCGGGCGGTGCACGACTATCTCCCGGGTTTCTCGCGCTTCTACTCCACCGTTCAACTGGCGCCATTTCAGGAGCAGTTCCCTCCGGTCGAGCATCCCGTGGTGCGCCGGCACCCGGAGACCGGGCGGCGGATGCTGTTCGTCAACGCCTCCTTCACCACCCGGATCGTGGGCCTGGAGGAGGTGGAGAGCGACCGGCTGTTGCGCGTGTTGTTCCAGCAGGCGCAGGTGCCGGAGTTTCAGGTGCGGTGGCGCTGGCAGGCGGGGGACCTCGCGTTCTGGGACAACCGTGCCACCCAGCACTACGCGGTGAACGACTACGGAACGCACCGCCGAGTCGCGGAGCGGGTCGCCATCGCGGGCGACCGCCCCTACTGA
- a CDS encoding helix-turn-helix transcriptional regulator, which translates to MNGEARLLAPLVPTRGYFPDFLTPAEGLLGMTDALAALRETPSARLHEELSRLSTATRPFPSWIRAMAEGDTRALGRLAGILQRYYEAAVAPYWPRVQCRIEADRAARGRALLDGGADRLLASLPPMMRWRPPVLEADYPVDRDLHLGGRGLLLLPSYFCRRTPVTFHNTDLTPVLVYPVEHPVPRITPPVPPERSLGRLVGQTRSAILQGIGVGCTTSELARRADVSLASASQHATVLRDAGLLVTLRQGNAVLHTLTPLGAALLRGARPAEAAAYERLG; encoded by the coding sequence TTGAATGGCGAAGCGCGACTGCTGGCGCCGCTCGTGCCCACCCGCGGGTATTTTCCCGATTTCCTGACGCCCGCCGAAGGGCTCCTCGGCATGACCGACGCGCTCGCCGCGCTGCGCGAGACGCCGTCCGCCCGGCTGCACGAGGAACTGTCCCGGCTCTCCACGGCCACCCGCCCGTTCCCGTCGTGGATACGGGCGATGGCCGAGGGCGACACCCGTGCCCTCGGCCGGCTCGCCGGGATCCTCCAGCGCTATTACGAGGCGGCCGTCGCCCCGTACTGGCCGCGCGTCCAGTGCCGTATCGAGGCCGACCGGGCCGCCCGTGGCAGGGCGCTGCTCGACGGCGGCGCGGACCGGCTGCTCGCCTCGCTCCCGCCGATGATGCGCTGGCGCCCGCCCGTACTGGAGGCCGACTATCCGGTGGACCGCGATCTCCACCTCGGCGGCCGGGGGCTGTTGCTGCTGCCGTCGTACTTCTGCCGCCGCACCCCGGTCACCTTCCACAACACGGATCTGACGCCCGTGCTGGTCTATCCGGTGGAACACCCGGTGCCGCGGATCACCCCGCCGGTGCCGCCGGAACGTTCCCTCGGCCGGCTCGTCGGCCAGACCCGCTCCGCGATACTCCAGGGCATCGGCGTCGGCTGCACCACCAGCGAACTCGCCCGCCGGGCCGATGTCTCGCTGGCCTCCGCCAGCCAGCATGCGACGGTGCTCCGCGATGCCGGCCTGCTGGTCACCCTGCGGCAGGGCAACGCGGTGCTGCACACCCTCACCCCGCTGGGCGCGGCCCTGCTGCGTGGTGCGCGTCCGGCGGAAGCGGCGGCGTACGAACGGCTGGGGTGA
- the dusB gene encoding tRNA dihydrouridine synthase DusB, translating into MTLLQIGPHAVQPPVVLAPMAGITNAPFRTLCREFSGGKGLFVSEMITTRALVERNEKTMQLIHFDETEKPRSIQLYGVDPDTVGKAARMIAEEDLADHIDLNFGCPVPKVTRKGGGSALPYKRNLLRSILREAVANAGTLPVTMKMRKGIDDDHITYLDAGRIAAEEGITAIALHGRTAAQHYGGTADWDAIARLKEHVPQIPVLGNGDIWSADDAQRMMRETGCDGVVVGRGCLGRPWLFGDLVAAFEGTGTGGDASEGYAQPTLKEVAAVMLRHATLLGEWIGDETRGVIDFRKHVAWYTKGFSIGSEMRRSLAVTSSLDELDALLSELDLDQPWPVGADGPRGRSSGRNRVVLPDGWLDDPYDCAGVDADAELDTSGG; encoded by the coding sequence ATGACTCTGCTGCAGATCGGTCCGCATGCGGTGCAGCCGCCCGTGGTGCTCGCGCCCATGGCCGGGATCACCAATGCCCCGTTCCGGACGCTGTGCCGGGAGTTCAGCGGCGGCAAGGGCCTGTTCGTCAGCGAGATGATCACGACGCGGGCGCTGGTCGAGCGCAACGAGAAGACCATGCAGCTGATCCACTTCGACGAGACCGAGAAGCCGCGCTCGATCCAGCTGTACGGCGTCGACCCGGACACCGTCGGCAAGGCCGCCCGCATGATCGCGGAAGAGGACCTTGCCGATCACATCGACCTGAACTTCGGCTGCCCGGTCCCGAAGGTGACCCGTAAGGGCGGCGGCTCGGCGCTGCCGTACAAGCGGAACCTGCTGCGCTCGATCCTGCGCGAGGCGGTGGCGAACGCGGGGACCCTGCCGGTCACGATGAAGATGCGCAAGGGCATCGACGACGACCACATCACCTACCTCGACGCGGGGCGGATCGCCGCCGAGGAGGGCATCACGGCGATCGCCCTGCACGGGCGGACCGCGGCCCAGCACTACGGCGGCACCGCCGACTGGGACGCCATCGCGCGCCTCAAGGAGCACGTCCCCCAGATCCCGGTGCTCGGCAACGGCGACATCTGGTCGGCCGACGACGCACAGCGGATGATGCGGGAGACCGGCTGCGACGGGGTGGTCGTGGGGCGCGGGTGCCTGGGGAGGCCGTGGCTGTTCGGCGATCTGGTCGCCGCCTTCGAGGGCACGGGTACCGGGGGCGACGCCTCCGAGGGGTACGCGCAGCCCACCCTCAAGGAGGTCGCGGCCGTGATGCTGCGGCACGCCACCCTGCTCGGCGAGTGGATCGGCGACGAGACCCGCGGAGTGATCGACTTCCGTAAGCATGTCGCCTGGTACACCAAGGGCTTCTCGATCGGCTCCGAGATGCGCCGCAGCCTCGCGGTGACCTCCTCGCTCGACGAGCTGGACGCGCTGCTGTCGGAGCTGGACCTGGACCAGCCGTGGCCGGTGGGCGCGGACGGCCCGCGTGGCCGAAGCTCCGGCCGCAACCGCGTCGTCCTGCCGGACGGCTGGCTGGACGACCCCTACGACTGCGCGGGCGTGGACGCCGACGCGGAGCTGGACACGTCGGGCGGCTGA
- a CDS encoding carbohydrate ABC transporter permease has protein sequence MHDALTRAGRALRVVTVIALALLFLIPFYLLVRNGLATEREITSPDWTFFPHELQWSHLTEVFRDPNLPLGRALLNSTLIAVSTTVGTVLLASLAGYGLARIPYRHAHVVFYAILGTLMVPAAVTFVPSFVLVSTLGWISTLRGLVIPTLFSAFACFIFRQYFLGFPKELEDAARVDGLGYWRTYWRIVVPNARPVFAAVATIVFIGAWNAFLWPLVIGQDQEAWTVQVALSTFTTAQNLNLHELFVAAAVSIAPLVVVFLLLQRYIVAGVERSGIDD, from the coding sequence ATGCATGACGCGCTGACCAGAGCCGGGCGCGCGCTGCGGGTCGTCACCGTGATCGCCCTCGCGCTGCTCTTTCTCATCCCCTTCTACCTGCTGGTGCGGAACGGGCTGGCCACCGAGCGGGAGATCACCTCCCCTGACTGGACGTTCTTCCCGCACGAGCTGCAGTGGTCGCATCTCACCGAGGTCTTCCGGGATCCGAACCTCCCCCTGGGCCGGGCGCTGCTCAACTCCACGCTGATCGCGGTCTCGACGACCGTCGGTACGGTCCTGCTGGCCTCGCTCGCGGGGTACGGTCTGGCCCGGATCCCCTACCGGCACGCCCATGTCGTCTTCTACGCGATCCTGGGGACGCTGATGGTCCCGGCGGCCGTGACGTTCGTGCCGAGCTTCGTGCTGGTGTCGACGCTCGGCTGGATCTCCACTTTGCGGGGCCTGGTCATTCCCACGCTGTTCAGCGCGTTCGCCTGCTTCATCTTCCGGCAGTACTTCCTGGGCTTCCCCAAGGAGCTGGAGGACGCGGCACGGGTCGACGGGCTCGGCTACTGGCGGACGTACTGGCGCATCGTGGTGCCCAACGCCCGGCCGGTCTTCGCCGCCGTCGCCACCATCGTCTTCATCGGTGCCTGGAACGCGTTCCTGTGGCCGCTGGTGATCGGGCAGGACCAGGAGGCCTGGACGGTACAGGTGGCACTGTCGACGTTCACCACCGCGCAGAACCTCAATCTGCACGAGCTGTTCGTGGCCGCGGCGGTCTCGATCGCCCCGTTGGTGGTGGTCTTCCTGCTGCTCCAGCGGTACATCGTGGCGGGGGTGGAGCGCAGCGGGATCGACGACTGA
- a CDS encoding MarR family winged helix-turn-helix transcriptional regulator, with translation MSGHRSLADTEKAVQARLGDTPVPVCHERMAAVASIYRAAAAVRQYFENSVLRDAGLTWTAFVVLWVVWIWGERETRRVAEDAGISKGTLTGVARTLQGRGLLERRTHPADGRLALLSLTPEGERLMIRVFPEFHTEEAFVTEPLSDDEALDLADLLGRIVLQVGTRGADRRLELLDGQDPRPRRSGRRAKG, from the coding sequence GTGAGCGGGCACCGTTCCCTCGCGGACACGGAGAAGGCGGTCCAGGCCAGACTCGGCGACACCCCCGTCCCCGTCTGTCACGAGCGGATGGCCGCGGTCGCGAGCATCTATCGCGCCGCGGCCGCCGTGCGGCAGTACTTCGAGAACTCCGTACTGCGCGACGCCGGGCTGACCTGGACCGCCTTCGTCGTGCTGTGGGTGGTCTGGATCTGGGGCGAGCGGGAGACCCGGCGGGTCGCCGAGGACGCGGGCATCTCCAAGGGCACGCTCACCGGCGTCGCCCGCACGCTCCAGGGTCGCGGCCTGCTGGAGCGCAGGACCCATCCGGCCGACGGGCGGCTCGCCCTGCTGTCCCTGACCCCCGAGGGCGAGCGGCTGATGATCAGGGTCTTCCCGGAGTTTCACACCGAGGAAGCCTTTGTCACCGAGCCCCTGAGCGATGACGAGGCGCTGGATCTGGCGGATCTGCTGGGCCGGATCGTGTTGCAGGTCGGGACCCGGGGCGCGGACCGGCGTCTGGAGCTGCTGGACGGCCAGGACCCCCGGCCACGACGGAGCGGACGCCGGGCCAAGGGGTAG
- the ppdK gene encoding pyruvate, phosphate dikinase, producing MKFVYDFTEGNKELKDLLGGKGANLAEMTNLGLPVPPGFTITTEACKVYLESGAEPAALRAEVSEHLDALEQQMGKKLGQADDPLLVSVRSGAKFSMPGMMDTVLNIGLSDASVSGLAAQAGDERFAWDSYRRLIQMFGKTVLGVDGELFEEALEEAKQAKGVRVDIELDAADLKSLVAHFKDIVSKETGRDFPQEPREQMDLAVRAVFDSWNTDRAKLYRRQERIPGDLGTAVNVCSMVFGNLGPDSGTGVAFTRDPASGHQGVYGDYLQNAQGEDVVAGIRNTVPLADLENIDKASYDELMQIMETLETHYKDLCDIEFTIERGKLWMLQTRVGKRTAGAAFRIATQLVDQGLIDEAEALQRVNGAQLAQLMFPRFDLGAKSETIGRGIAASPGAAVGKAVFDSYTAVKWSRSGEKVILIRRETNPDDLNGMIAAEGILTSRGGKTSHAAVVARGMGKTCVCGAEELEVDTKARRMTTQEGTVIEEGDVVSIDGSTGKVYAGEVPVVPSPVVEYFEGRMHAGAEDADELVKAVHRIMAYADRVRRLRVRANADNAEDAGRARRFGAQGIGLCRTEHMFLGERREMVERLILADTETDRDAALSQLLPLQKADFIELFESMDGLPVTVRLLDPPLHEFLPDITELSVRVALAEARKDANENDLRLLQAVHKLHEQNPMLGLRGVRLGLVIPGLFAMQVRAIAEAAAERKNAKGDPRAEIMIPLVGTVQELEIVREEAEQVIAEVEKAHGVSLKLTLGTMIELPRAALTAGQIAESADFFSFGTNDLTQTVWGFSRDDVEASFFTAYLEKGIFGVSPFETIDKDGVGSLVRNAVAAGRATRPDLKLGVCGEHGGDPESVHFFHEAGLDYVSCSPFRIPVARLEAGRAAAESKGSDSR from the coding sequence GTGAAGTTCGTCTACGACTTCACCGAGGGCAACAAGGAGCTCAAGGACCTCCTCGGCGGCAAGGGTGCGAACCTCGCCGAGATGACCAACCTGGGACTTCCGGTCCCTCCCGGCTTCACGATCACCACTGAAGCCTGCAAGGTCTACCTCGAGAGCGGCGCCGAGCCCGCGGCACTGCGTGCCGAGGTCTCCGAGCACTTGGACGCCCTTGAGCAGCAGATGGGCAAGAAGCTCGGCCAGGCCGACGACCCGCTGCTCGTATCGGTCCGTTCCGGGGCGAAGTTCTCCATGCCCGGCATGATGGACACCGTCCTCAACATCGGCCTCTCCGATGCATCGGTTTCCGGCCTCGCCGCGCAGGCCGGTGACGAGCGGTTCGCGTGGGACTCCTACCGCCGCCTGATCCAGATGTTCGGCAAGACCGTGCTGGGCGTGGACGGCGAGCTCTTCGAGGAGGCGCTGGAGGAGGCCAAGCAGGCCAAGGGCGTCCGCGTCGACATCGAGCTCGACGCCGCCGACCTCAAGAGCCTGGTCGCGCACTTCAAGGACATCGTGTCCAAGGAGACCGGCCGGGACTTCCCGCAGGAGCCCCGCGAGCAGATGGACCTCGCGGTGCGCGCGGTCTTCGACTCGTGGAACACCGACCGCGCCAAGCTCTACCGCCGCCAGGAGCGCATCCCCGGCGACCTCGGCACCGCGGTCAACGTCTGCTCCATGGTCTTCGGCAACCTCGGCCCGGACTCCGGCACCGGCGTCGCCTTCACCCGCGACCCCGCCAGCGGCCACCAGGGCGTCTACGGCGACTACCTGCAGAACGCGCAGGGCGAGGACGTCGTCGCCGGTATCCGCAACACCGTGCCGCTCGCCGACCTCGAGAACATCGACAAGGCGTCGTACGACGAGCTGATGCAGATCATGGAGACGCTCGAAACGCACTACAAGGACCTGTGCGACATCGAGTTCACCATCGAGCGCGGCAAGCTGTGGATGCTGCAGACCCGGGTCGGCAAGCGCACCGCCGGTGCCGCCTTCCGGATCGCCACCCAGCTCGTCGACCAGGGCCTGATCGACGAGGCCGAGGCCCTGCAGCGGGTCAACGGCGCGCAGCTGGCGCAGCTGATGTTCCCCCGCTTCGACCTGGGCGCGAAGTCCGAGACGATCGGCCGCGGCATCGCCGCCTCCCCGGGCGCGGCGGTCGGCAAGGCCGTCTTCGACTCGTACACCGCCGTCAAGTGGTCGCGCTCCGGCGAGAAGGTCATCCTGATCCGCCGCGAGACCAACCCCGACGACCTCAACGGCATGATCGCCGCCGAGGGCATCCTCACCTCCCGCGGCGGCAAGACCTCGCACGCCGCCGTCGTCGCCCGCGGCATGGGCAAGACCTGTGTCTGCGGCGCCGAGGAGCTGGAGGTCGACACCAAGGCCCGCCGGATGACGACCCAGGAGGGGACCGTCATCGAGGAGGGCGACGTCGTCTCCATCGACGGCTCCACCGGCAAGGTCTACGCCGGCGAGGTGCCGGTCGTGCCGTCCCCGGTCGTGGAGTACTTCGAGGGCCGGATGCACGCCGGCGCCGAGGACGCCGACGAGCTGGTCAAGGCCGTCCACCGGATCATGGCCTACGCGGACCGGGTCCGCCGGCTGCGCGTACGGGCCAACGCCGACAACGCCGAGGACGCCGGCCGCGCCCGCCGGTTCGGCGCCCAGGGCATCGGCCTGTGCCGCACCGAGCACATGTTCCTCGGCGAGCGCCGCGAGATGGTCGAGCGCCTGATCCTGGCCGACACCGAGACCGACCGTGACGCCGCGCTCAGCCAGCTGCTGCCGCTGCAGAAGGCCGACTTCATCGAGCTGTTCGAGTCGATGGACGGGCTGCCGGTGACCGTCCGGCTGCTGGACCCGCCGCTGCACGAGTTCCTGCCCGACATCACCGAGCTGTCGGTCCGGGTCGCGCTCGCCGAGGCCCGCAAGGACGCCAACGAGAACGACCTGCGGCTGCTGCAGGCGGTGCACAAGCTGCACGAGCAGAACCCGATGCTGGGCCTGCGCGGTGTGCGCCTGGGCCTGGTCATCCCCGGTCTGTTCGCGATGCAGGTGCGCGCCATCGCCGAGGCGGCCGCCGAGCGGAAGAACGCCAAGGGCGACCCGCGTGCGGAGATCATGATTCCGCTGGTGGGCACCGTCCAGGAGCTGGAGATCGTCCGCGAGGAGGCCGAGCAGGTCATCGCCGAGGTCGAGAAGGCCCACGGCGTCAGCCTCAAGCTCACCCTCGGCACGATGATCGAGCTGCCCCGCGCCGCCCTCACGGCCGGACAGATCGCCGAGTCGGCCGACTTCTTCTCCTTCGGTACGAACGACCTCACGCAGACGGTCTGGGGCTTCAGCCGCGACGACGTCGAGGCCAGCTTCTTCACCGCGTACCTGGAGAAGGGCATCTTCGGCGTCAGCCCGTTCGAGACCATCGACAAGGACGGCGTGGGCTCCCTGGTCCGCAACGCCGTCGCGGCCGGCCGGGCCACCCGCCCGGACCTCAAGCTCGGGGTCTGCGGCGAGCACGGCGGTGACCCGGAGTCCGTCCACTTCTTCCACGAGGCCGGACTGGACTACGTCTCCTGCTCCCCGTTCCGTATCCCGGTCGCACGGCTGGAGGCGGGCCGCGCGGCCGCGGAGTCCAAGGGCAGCGACAGCCGCTGA